The following are encoded together in the Paludisphaera mucosa genome:
- a CDS encoding isochorismatase family protein has protein sequence MRSTQRLTAHQGALLVIDVQEKLVAAVADGPRVVAAVLRLVRGARLLHVPVQATEQYPKGLGATVGPLAELIPERASKLTFACCSAPQVLEQFYGRLTRHVTLAGLEAHVCVAQTALDLLDLGFRVQVPADAVASRNPFDRDVALRRLEAAGATISTTEAVLFEWCATADRPEFKAISGLVKEPV, from the coding sequence ATGCGCTCCACCCAACGCCTGACCGCCCACCAGGGCGCCCTGCTCGTGATCGACGTCCAGGAGAAGCTCGTCGCCGCCGTCGCCGACGGGCCCAGGGTCGTCGCCGCCGTCCTCCGGCTGGTCCGCGGCGCGCGGCTCCTGCACGTCCCGGTCCAGGCCACCGAGCAGTACCCCAAGGGGCTCGGCGCGACCGTCGGGCCGCTCGCCGAGCTGATCCCCGAACGCGCCTCCAAGCTGACGTTCGCCTGCTGCTCCGCCCCGCAGGTCCTGGAGCAGTTCTACGGCCGCCTGACCCGCCACGTGACGCTCGCCGGCCTGGAAGCCCACGTCTGCGTCGCCCAGACCGCGCTCGACCTGCTCGACCTGGGCTTCCGCGTCCAGGTCCCCGCCGACGCCGTCGCCTCGCGCAACCCCTTCGACCGCGACGTCGCCCTCCGCCGCCTGGAGGCCGCCGGCGCCACCATCTCCACCACCGAAGCCGTCCTCTTCGAATGGTGCGCGACCGCCGACCGCCCCGAGTTCAAGGCGATCAGCGGCCTGGTGAAGGAACCTGTTTGA
- a CDS encoding sigma-70 family RNA polymerase sigma factor — MLRSSRRTGREVERLLRDGVDPPGGDARLLHRYLAERDEAAFEAIVDRHGPSVLALCRRYLRDPADVEDAFQATFLILVRKGRNLRDGDALSSWLYGVAYRVAVRARSEAFRRQAREGKREAVREALADPEPAPDDSLETLDRELSRLPEKYRAPLVLCYLKGRTHDQAAAELGWPVGTVRSRMARARTVLHQRLMRQGVDASASLAMLRADLAGSSIVPSSLVATTVAAVGRFVGLSAGLVGLLSASPPSSSWPAAALAQGVLSTMSTPPWKLLGFAFASVGLTAGAFAVAAGTLDAGLQEDPPRPPAPPVVEKPVDKAAGQPSGTRSAEDRLSQVEEKLDRLIGLMAKPTDAPPPAVPPPVASRSLAIAPSTSSIKDVGEAIGLKPAALSPSDARSLREIEAQLVSAYRKYKITESYLGKTNDFLSELQAQSLREDAVAPARVLLARLRELEDQALVEEAESRNTLKDRAGHVAEARKLLQREEAQHQQNRELEAKFVERPEELGKRMDRRTVDRALEKSELRFKDATEALNSAERESNAAETGLKYRQERITAVRRLLTWAQEHFQDVMLTIDDAAPVAK; from the coding sequence ATGCTGAGGTCGAGCCGGCGGACGGGGAGGGAGGTCGAGCGGCTGCTTCGCGACGGGGTCGACCCGCCCGGTGGGGACGCGCGGCTCCTGCACAGATACCTGGCCGAGCGCGACGAGGCCGCCTTCGAGGCGATCGTCGACCGCCACGGCCCGTCGGTGCTGGCCCTCTGCCGCCGCTACCTGCGCGACCCGGCCGACGTCGAGGATGCGTTCCAGGCGACCTTCCTGATCCTGGTCCGCAAGGGCCGAAACCTGCGCGACGGCGACGCGCTGTCGAGCTGGCTTTACGGCGTGGCCTACCGCGTCGCCGTCCGGGCCCGCTCCGAAGCCTTCCGGCGCCAGGCCCGAGAGGGCAAGCGTGAGGCCGTCCGCGAGGCCCTCGCCGACCCCGAGCCCGCGCCCGACGACTCGCTGGAGACCCTGGACCGTGAGCTGTCGCGGCTGCCCGAGAAGTACCGCGCCCCGCTGGTGCTCTGCTACCTGAAAGGCCGGACGCACGACCAGGCCGCGGCCGAGTTGGGCTGGCCCGTCGGCACGGTGCGCAGCCGGATGGCCAGGGCCCGGACGGTGCTCCACCAGCGCCTGATGCGCCAGGGCGTGGACGCCTCCGCAAGCCTGGCGATGCTGCGGGCCGACCTCGCCGGCTCGTCGATCGTCCCGTCGTCGCTCGTCGCGACGACCGTGGCCGCCGTCGGCCGATTCGTCGGCCTCTCCGCGGGCCTCGTCGGCCTGCTGTCGGCCTCTCCCCCGTCGTCCTCGTGGCCCGCCGCGGCCCTGGCCCAAGGAGTGCTCTCGACCATGTCGACCCCGCCCTGGAAGCTGCTCGGATTCGCCTTCGCCTCCGTCGGCCTGACCGCCGGCGCCTTCGCTGTCGCCGCCGGCACGCTCGACGCCGGCCTTCAAGAAGACCCGCCCCGTCCTCCGGCCCCGCCGGTCGTCGAGAAACCCGTCGACAAGGCGGCGGGACAGCCGTCCGGAACCAGGTCGGCCGAGGACCGGCTCTCCCAGGTGGAGGAGAAGCTCGACCGTCTCATCGGCCTGATGGCGAAGCCGACCGACGCGCCTCCGCCGGCAGTCCCCCCGCCCGTCGCCAGCCGATCACTCGCGATCGCCCCCTCGACCTCGTCGATCAAGGACGTCGGCGAGGCCATCGGCCTGAAGCCGGCCGCCCTGTCGCCCTCCGACGCCCGCAGCCTCCGCGAGATCGAGGCGCAGCTCGTGAGCGCCTACCGGAAGTACAAGATCACCGAGAGCTACCTGGGCAAGACCAACGACTTCCTCTCCGAACTCCAGGCGCAGAGCCTCCGCGAGGACGCCGTCGCCCCGGCCCGCGTGCTGCTGGCCCGGCTTCGGGAGCTGGAGGATCAGGCATTGGTGGAAGAGGCGGAGAGCCGGAATACCCTCAAGGACCGGGCGGGGCACGTCGCCGAGGCACGCAAATTACTCCAGCGGGAGGAAGCACAGCACCAGCAAAACAGGGAACTGGAGGCGAAGTTTGTAGAACGTCCGGAGGAGCTTGGAAAGCGGATGGACCGTCGTACTGTTGATCGAGCCCTTGAGAAGTCCGAGCTTCGATTCAAGGACGCAACGGAGGCGCTGAACTCGGCCGAGCGGGAGAGCAACGCCGCGGAGACAGGCCTCAAATATAGACAAGAGCGGATCACGGCCGTCCGCAGGTTGCTCACCTGGGCGCAGGAGCATTTCCAGGACGTTATGCTCACGATCGACGACGCCGCCCCCGTCGCGAAGTGA